One window of Leptotrichia hongkongensis genomic DNA carries:
- a CDS encoding RnfABCDGE type electron transport complex subunit D: MKDEKSLLEEILDRKKSIKNGLLDNDEDISSSKNQKFSETKKNNPSQNNISKNSALRNKNNEKIIKLEKTKDENIRSEINIRKNKTENKALSSIVKTNEKKVQPIEKKQAKNEKIFNKNNIDDNDKNKNEKNRRQKIITNFFKKRKLKKLSFTPYIRTEIDIRNIMKDVIISLFPAIIASGLVYGINALLLIATSVLSAVVTEKLFSKIFLDDTNSIHDLSAIITGILLAMTLAPLTPLPIVVFGAAMAVIFGKLMYGGIGKNILNPAVVGREFMTVFFSISMSSGAIWFSQEALILPKINFFANFYKAPFTSYLDELLLTSSGSLGSYSAFALILGGLYLLLKNRISWHIPVSLFATFFLITTLLKGDTSVSIGGLLLTGIFMATDMPTSPSFAGGKIYYGIMLGLVIVLLSLLGIKNETLSYVLIILNPFTKFINKVFRPVVFGYDIKEEILKQSGKMILLTIGIFTFAVIFVKFHKFGIIPYLVYLYILILTIKIITTKKRINY; this comes from the coding sequence ATGAAAGATGAAAAGTCATTACTGGAAGAAATATTAGATAGAAAAAAAAGTATTAAAAATGGGCTTTTGGATAATGATGAAGATATTTCCAGTTCTAAAAATCAAAAATTTTCAGAAACCAAAAAAAATAATCCATCACAAAACAATATTTCTAAAAATTCAGCATTAAGAAATAAAAATAATGAAAAAATAATAAAATTAGAAAAAACTAAAGATGAAAATATTAGAAGTGAAATAAACATAAGAAAAAACAAAACAGAAAATAAAGCTCTAAGTTCAATTGTAAAAACAAATGAAAAAAAAGTACAGCCAATAGAAAAAAAACAGGCTAAAAATGAAAAAATATTTAATAAAAATAATATAGATGATAATGATAAAAATAAAAACGAAAAAAATAGAAGACAAAAAATAATAACAAATTTTTTCAAAAAAAGGAAATTAAAAAAACTATCTTTTACTCCATACATTAGGACTGAAATTGATATAAGAAATATTATGAAAGATGTTATTATATCATTATTCCCAGCTATTATTGCGTCAGGATTGGTTTATGGAATAAATGCACTCTTGCTAATTGCAACTTCTGTTTTATCAGCAGTTGTAACGGAAAAGCTATTTTCAAAAATATTTTTAGACGATACCAACTCTATACATGATTTATCTGCAATTATAACTGGTATTTTATTGGCTATGACTTTAGCCCCGTTAACTCCTTTACCTATAGTTGTTTTTGGAGCGGCAATGGCTGTAATCTTTGGAAAATTAATGTATGGGGGAATTGGAAAAAATATTCTTAATCCAGCAGTAGTAGGTCGTGAATTTATGACTGTCTTTTTTTCAATTTCAATGTCTTCAGGAGCAATTTGGTTTAGCCAAGAGGCTTTAATATTGCCTAAAATTAATTTTTTTGCAAACTTTTATAAAGCTCCATTTACAAGTTATCTAGATGAACTATTACTGACCTCTTCAGGTTCTTTAGGATCATACTCTGCTTTTGCCTTGATTCTAGGTGGATTGTACTTATTGCTCAAAAATCGGATTTCATGGCATATTCCTGTAAGCCTATTTGCTACATTCTTTCTTATAACAACATTATTAAAAGGAGATACCTCTGTTTCAATCGGCGGATTATTATTAACAGGAATTTTTATGGCAACTGATATGCCGACAAGTCCATCTTTTGCAGGCGGAAAAATATATTACGGAATAATGCTTGGACTCGTGATAGTCTTATTATCATTACTTGGAATAAAAAATGAAACATTATCGTATGTTCTGATAATATTAAATCCTTTTACAAAATTTATAAATAAAGTTTTTCGTCCAGTTGTATTCGGTTATGATATAAAAGAAGAAATATTAAAGCAATCTGGAAAAATGATTTTACTTACTATCGGAATTTTCACTTTTGCAGTTATCTTTGTGAAATTCCATAAATTTGGAATCATTCCCTATTTAGTATATCTTTATATTTTGATACTTACAATAAAAATCATTACAACTAAAAAAAGAATAAATTATTAA
- a CDS encoding cupin domain-containing protein: MFGNVKNEAGLLFNKGNFKLVKKILKKDEKIAKHNHEDEEIVFTVLKGKMEMYLNETEKHVLVPGDILHFDGVNFINGSALEDSEVSVTLIKK; this comes from the coding sequence ATGTTTGGAAATGTAAAAAATGAAGCAGGGTTGCTGTTTAACAAGGGAAATTTTAAATTGGTAAAGAAAATTTTGAAAAAAGATGAAAAAATTGCTAAGCACAATCATGAAGATGAGGAAATTGTTTTTACCGTTCTAAAAGGGAAAATGGAAATGTATCTGAATGAAACTGAAAAACATGTTTTAGTACCAGGAGATATTTTACATTTTGATGGAGTAAACTTTATTAATGGAAGTGCTTTGGAAGATTCTGAAGTTAGTGTAACATTGATAAAAAAATAA
- the rho gene encoding transcription termination factor Rho: protein MAKKDNEIESEKNLDEQLELDKKDVSENSDSEEEMIREILSQNVTKLKKMAKEYKIGSFSGMSKLELINAILIEKGKERGKTYGFGKLDVIGEGNYGFLRNTSIGPDVYVSISQIKRFFLRNEDIVFGELRIPIGTEKNYGILKVLLVNGDLPEKSLERPYFDDLVPSYPDEKLNLGGGEISSRIIDLISPIGKGQRGLIVAPPKAGKTVLLSTLANDIIKYNPEIDVWILLIDERPEEVTDIKENVKDAEVYSATFDEDPRVHTEVTENVLQMAKRQVERGKDILILMDSLTRLARSYNITIPSSGKLISGGIDPNALYYPKRFLGAARNIKNGGSLTIIATALVETGSRMDEVIFEEFKGTGNMEIILSRTLEQLRIFPAIDVLKSGTRREELLIPRENLEKIWKLRRELNEMSEVEGMKNLIELIKKYKNNDELLEDLYKAKKTK, encoded by the coding sequence ATGGCAAAAAAAGATAATGAAATAGAATCGGAGAAAAATTTGGATGAACAGCTAGAATTAGATAAGAAAGATGTTTCTGAAAATTCAGACTCTGAAGAAGAAATGATACGAGAAATTCTTTCTCAAAATGTAACAAAATTAAAGAAAATGGCAAAGGAATATAAAATTGGAAGTTTTTCTGGAATGTCAAAACTTGAACTTATAAATGCAATTTTGATTGAAAAGGGGAAAGAAAGAGGAAAAACTTATGGATTTGGTAAATTGGATGTAATAGGTGAGGGAAATTATGGATTTTTGAGAAATACTTCGATTGGGCCTGATGTTTATGTGTCAATTTCACAGATAAAAAGATTTTTCTTAAGAAATGAGGATATTGTATTTGGAGAATTGAGAATTCCGATTGGAACTGAGAAAAATTATGGTATTTTGAAAGTATTGCTTGTAAATGGAGACTTGCCTGAAAAATCACTAGAACGTCCGTATTTTGACGATTTAGTGCCATCTTATCCAGATGAAAAGCTAAACTTAGGAGGCGGAGAAATTTCTTCAAGAATTATTGACTTAATTTCGCCAATTGGGAAAGGGCAGAGAGGACTTATAGTCGCACCTCCAAAAGCTGGTAAAACAGTACTTCTTTCTACTCTTGCAAATGACATTATAAAATACAATCCTGAAATTGATGTGTGGATACTATTAATTGATGAACGTCCTGAAGAAGTTACGGATATTAAAGAAAACGTAAAAGATGCGGAAGTATATTCAGCGACTTTCGACGAAGATCCAAGAGTACATACAGAAGTTACAGAAAATGTGCTTCAGATGGCAAAAAGGCAAGTGGAACGTGGGAAAGATATTTTGATTCTTATGGATAGTTTAACAAGGCTTGCACGTTCATATAATATCACTATTCCGTCAAGTGGGAAATTAATTTCGGGAGGAATCGACCCTAATGCACTTTATTATCCAAAAAGATTTTTAGGTGCCGCAAGAAATATAAAAAATGGTGGAAGCCTTACAATTATTGCCACAGCTCTTGTTGAGACAGGAAGTAGAATGGACGAAGTAATTTTTGAGGAATTTAAAGGAACAGGAAATATGGAAATCATTTTAAGCAGAACGCTGGAACAGTTAAGAATATTTCCTGCAATTGATGTACTAAAAAGTGGGACAAGACGTGAAGAGCTTCTGATTCCAAGAGAAAATTTGGAAAAAATTTGGAAATTAAGAAGAGAATTGAATGAAATGTCAGAAGTTGAAGGAATGAAAAATCTGATAGAACTTATAAAAAAATACAAAAATAATGATGAATTACTGGAAGATTTATATAAAGCTAAAAAAACAAAATAA
- the miaB gene encoding tRNA (N6-isopentenyl adenosine(37)-C2)-methylthiotransferase MiaB has translation MEKRATIITYGCQMNVNESAKMKQMLQTMGYSMTEDIENTDLVFLNTCTVREGAAVKVYGKLGDLKRIKEEKDGKMIIGVTGCLAQEVRDEFIKKTPYVDLVLGNQNIGRIPDILERIEAGEETHIVMVDDEDELPTRVDADFGDDIVASISITYGCNNYCTFCIVPYVRGMERSVPLNEVVRDVEQYTKKGYREILFLGQNVNSYGSDFANGEDNFAKLLEQSANVEGDFWIKYVSPHPKDFSDEVIDTIARNPKIARMLHLPLQSGSTKILDSMNRGYTKEEFIALAKKIKEKIPDIGLTTDIIVGFPGETDEDFQDTMDVVNEVGFENAFMFMYSKRTGTPAATMENQVDEQVKNERLQQLMRLQNMKAKEESQKYLGKIVKVLVEGPSKKNPEMLVGRSSTHKIVLFKSDRKDLKGQFVNTKIYNAKTWTLYGELVEE, from the coding sequence GTGGAAAAGAGAGCAACTATAATAACATACGGTTGTCAAATGAACGTAAATGAAAGTGCAAAAATGAAGCAGATGCTGCAAACAATGGGGTATAGCATGACTGAAGATATTGAAAATACAGATTTGGTATTTTTAAATACTTGTACAGTAAGAGAAGGTGCAGCTGTTAAAGTATATGGAAAATTAGGAGATTTGAAAAGAATTAAGGAAGAAAAAGATGGAAAAATGATTATTGGTGTCACAGGATGCCTTGCTCAAGAGGTAAGAGATGAATTTATTAAAAAAACGCCTTATGTCGATTTGGTTCTTGGAAATCAGAATATAGGAAGAATTCCTGATATTTTGGAAAGAATCGAAGCGGGAGAAGAAACACATATTGTTATGGTAGATGATGAGGATGAACTTCCAACAAGAGTAGATGCAGACTTTGGAGATGATATTGTGGCTTCTATCTCGATTACTTATGGGTGCAATAATTACTGTACGTTCTGTATAGTCCCTTATGTGCGTGGAATGGAGAGATCTGTACCTCTTAATGAAGTTGTTAGGGATGTGGAGCAATATACAAAAAAAGGATACAGGGAAATATTATTTTTAGGACAGAATGTAAATTCGTATGGAAGCGATTTTGCGAATGGAGAAGATAATTTTGCAAAGCTGTTGGAGCAAAGTGCAAATGTAGAAGGAGATTTCTGGATAAAATATGTATCTCCACATCCAAAGGATTTTAGTGATGAAGTAATTGATACAATTGCAAGAAATCCTAAAATTGCTAGAATGTTGCACTTGCCATTACAGTCAGGTTCTACAAAAATTTTAGATTCAATGAATAGAGGATACACAAAGGAAGAGTTTATAGCTCTTGCTAAGAAAATTAAAGAAAAAATACCTGATATTGGACTTACTACTGATATTATTGTTGGATTTCCTGGGGAAACAGATGAAGACTTTCAAGATACAATGGATGTAGTGAATGAAGTTGGATTTGAGAATGCATTTATGTTTATGTATTCAAAGAGAACAGGAACTCCTGCGGCTACAATGGAAAATCAAGTTGATGAGCAGGTAAAAAATGAGAGATTGCAACAGCTTATGAGATTGCAGAACATGAAAGCAAAAGAAGAAAGTCAGAAATATTTAGGAAAAATTGTAAAAGTGCTAGTTGAAGGACCAAGTAAAAAAAATCCTGAAATGCTGGTTGGAAGAAGTTCTACACATAAAATAGTTTTATTCAAAAGTGATAGAAAAGACCTGAAAGGGCAATTTGTAAATACGAAAATTTACAATGCGAAAACATGGACATTGTATGGAGAGCTGGTGGAGGAATAA
- a CDS encoding IS30 family transposase has protein sequence MNERNKLEVLLKENYKISKIAKILNRHRTTIYREIKRINGEYYSENAQEDANTKSANKGRNSKITAELKNLIEDRLCKTWSPEQIVGRELKGRLSFKTIYNWLYSNFLDVSVNVLRRKGRRAKTEETRGKFNIGKSIDDRPEEVKKKEVFGHWELDSVVSARGESKACFATFVELKTRFYVAIKMEDRSKSSMLEAIRQLTANIPEEAFKTFTSDRGKEFSCWEEVEKLGIEFYFADPYCSWQRGCNENSNGLLREFYPKKTDISKVETEDLIRTLMLINSRPRKCLNYATPFEKFLHEISFKKNW, from the coding sequence ATAAATGAAAGAAATAAACTAGAGGTCCTGCTAAAAGAAAATTACAAAATTTCTAAAATTGCCAAAATCCTTAACAGGCACAGGACTACCATTTATCGTGAAATCAAAAGAATTAATGGCGAATACTATTCTGAAAATGCTCAAGAAGATGCCAATACAAAATCTGCTAATAAAGGAAGAAACTCAAAAATTACTGCTGAATTGAAAAATCTGATAGAGGACAGGCTCTGCAAAACCTGGTCGCCTGAACAAATTGTCGGAAGGGAATTAAAGGGGAGACTGTCATTTAAAACTATCTATAACTGGCTGTACAGTAATTTTCTAGATGTTTCGGTGAATGTCTTGAGAAGAAAGGGAAGGAGAGCGAAAACTGAGGAGACGAGAGGGAAATTCAATATTGGGAAGTCAATTGACGACAGACCGGAAGAAGTAAAGAAAAAAGAAGTTTTTGGGCATTGGGAGCTAGACTCGGTAGTTTCAGCAAGAGGAGAGAGCAAAGCCTGCTTTGCAACATTTGTGGAATTGAAGACACGGTTTTATGTGGCAATAAAGATGGAAGATAGAAGTAAAAGTTCAATGCTGGAAGCAATAAGACAGCTGACAGCCAATATACCAGAAGAAGCATTCAAGACTTTCACATCAGACAGGGGGAAGGAATTTTCGTGCTGGGAAGAAGTGGAGAAGCTGGGAATAGAATTCTATTTTGCAGACCCTTACTGCTCATGGCAGAGAGGTTGCAATGAAAACAGCAACGGTCTTCTAAGAGAATTTTACCCAAAGAAGACCGACATATCAAAAGTAGAGACAGAAGACTTGATAAGAACCTTAATGCTGATAAATTCCAGACCAAGAAAATGTTTAAACTATGCAACACCATTTGAAAAATTTTTGCACGAAATTAGTTTTAAAAAAAATTGGTAA
- a CDS encoding NRAMP family divalent metal transporter, translating to MTTTHSSWYHKFKAFGPGILMASAAIGGSHIVASTQAGALYGWQLAIIVILVNIFKYPFFRFGTQYTLEHKHSLIEGYEEKGKIYLWVFFIMNIFSAVINVAAIGILTAAILANILKLTFLSSLTPAAMASMINMLTTIVLVGSLAMLVFGGYNLLDSSSKFIVISLTVATIIAVVIALFKQHPMAPDFVIQSPWKLTALPFIVSLMGWMPAPIEISAINSMWTVEKQQNMKVPHKLAMLDFNVGYWVTTILAFVFLALGALIQYGTGTAIKGASAAYIAQFIQMYSSVIGNWSGLLIAFIAFMCIFGTTITVVDGYSRANAECLRLIMKQKEVKTSHFNIWMIGTVAVAMVIVFFFAGNVAAMMNFAMIFSFVSAPVYSYLNFSLVKDNNKLPVWLWFLSVAGIIYLAGFTIFFLVYLSGILK from the coding sequence ATGACAACTACTCACTCAAGCTGGTATCACAAGTTTAAAGCCTTTGGACCTGGTATCCTTATGGCTTCAGCAGCTATTGGAGGTTCCCATATCGTAGCCTCTACGCAGGCAGGTGCATTATATGGATGGCAATTGGCAATTATAGTTATTTTAGTCAATATTTTCAAATATCCATTTTTCCGTTTTGGGACCCAATATACGCTAGAACATAAACATTCGTTAATAGAAGGATATGAAGAAAAGGGGAAAATTTATCTTTGGGTATTCTTTATTATGAATATATTTTCTGCAGTTATTAACGTGGCGGCAATTGGTATTTTGACAGCGGCAATTTTAGCAAATATTTTAAAATTGACATTTCTAAGCAGTCTTACTCCTGCGGCAATGGCTTCAATGATTAACATGCTTACTACAATTGTTCTTGTAGGTTCACTTGCAATGCTGGTATTTGGAGGTTATAACCTGTTGGACAGTTCTTCAAAATTTATTGTTATTTCATTGACAGTTGCAACAATTATCGCAGTTGTTATTGCGTTATTCAAACAACATCCGATGGCACCAGATTTTGTTATCCAATCGCCTTGGAAACTAACAGCATTGCCATTTATTGTATCATTAATGGGATGGATGCCTGCTCCAATTGAAATTTCCGCAATTAATTCGATGTGGACTGTTGAAAAACAGCAAAATATGAAAGTTCCCCACAAACTTGCAATGTTGGATTTTAATGTAGGTTACTGGGTTACAACAATTCTAGCCTTTGTATTTTTGGCACTTGGAGCATTGATTCAATATGGAACGGGAACAGCGATTAAAGGAGCAAGTGCAGCTTATATCGCGCAGTTTATTCAAATGTATTCAAGCGTTATTGGAAACTGGTCAGGACTTCTTATTGCATTTATCGCATTTATGTGCATTTTTGGTACAACAATTACAGTTGTAGATGGTTATTCACGTGCTAATGCTGAATGTCTTAGATTAATTATGAAACAAAAAGAAGTTAAAACATCACATTTTAATATATGGATGATAGGAACAGTAGCTGTGGCAATGGTTATCGTATTCTTTTTTGCTGGAAATGTAGCCGCAATGATGAATTTTGCCATGATATTCTCATTTGTTTCAGCTCCAGTATATTCATATCTTAATTTTTCACTTGTTAAAGACAATAACAAGCTGCCTGTTTGGTTGTGGTTCTTATCAGTGGCAGGAATTATATATTTAGCAGGGTTTACAATATTTTTCCTTGTTTATTTGTCTGGAATTTTGAAATAG
- a CDS encoding Nif3-like dinuclear metal center hexameric protein — protein MKLWEIIGELHTIFNPKVAENWDNVGLLVGDNTKEVNKVLFCLDVTEKVVKQAVDNNVDLIISHHPVIFSGLKKITNETVHGRKLLKLIENKIAVYSIHTNSDFAINGLNDFIMDKLNLDGEKIIFNEHEFEDYNPIKNKVERVHSGLARIKILNEEMRLEDLLERIKNSLGISYVRYVGNKDAYVRKIGLVTGGGSSFLDDVADKIDVFLTGDLRYHEALDALEDGKILVDVGHFESEYLFVDMMEKEMSKFFDGEMIRHFEDEVFKLG, from the coding sequence ATGAAATTATGGGAAATAATAGGAGAACTTCACACAATCTTTAATCCTAAAGTTGCTGAAAACTGGGATAATGTTGGACTTCTTGTGGGAGATAACACAAAGGAAGTCAATAAAGTGTTATTTTGTCTGGATGTAACAGAAAAAGTTGTAAAACAAGCTGTAGATAACAATGTAGATTTGATAATTTCACACCATCCAGTTATTTTTTCAGGTTTAAAGAAAATTACAAATGAAACTGTACATGGAAGAAAGTTATTAAAATTAATAGAAAATAAAATAGCAGTTTATTCAATTCATACTAATTCTGATTTTGCAATTAATGGATTAAATGACTTTATAATGGATAAACTAAATCTAGATGGGGAAAAAATAATTTTTAATGAACACGAATTTGAAGACTATAATCCAATAAAAAATAAGGTGGAACGTGTACATAGCGGACTTGCAAGAATAAAGATATTAAATGAGGAAATGAGACTGGAAGACTTACTTGAAAGAATAAAGAATTCACTTGGAATAAGCTATGTAAGGTATGTTGGCAATAAAGATGCATATGTACGAAAAATTGGACTTGTTACAGGTGGTGGAAGCTCATTTTTAGATGATGTTGCAGATAAAATTGATGTTTTTTTGACTGGAGATTTGAGATATCATGAGGCTTTGGATGCTCTGGAAGACGGAAAAATTCTTGTAGACGTAGGACATTTTGAAAGTGAATATTTGTTTGTGGATATGATGGAAAAAGAAATGTCAAAATTTTTTGATGGAGAAATGATAAGACATTTTGAAGACGAAGTATTTAAATTAGGGTAG
- a CDS encoding RNA polymerase subunit sigma — protein MLKNVFEDIRKKGSFSFEKIIENHTMNDDEFFEFLKFIHLENIPEVRTSTDGSDFIVLEDENIFIEEKDMIKSYLEDIKRKYEELEKKSENEKEREELIDKYLKIAVKESLLYSKYGFSFLDTVQEATLGIMSGLNYYDEIMKITKEPEFFVKNFAVKYILEFQKELLKDIKSSELSYILYLKVKVDRSMGFSMDEISKQMNVSKEYIEQLEKLFDEVEPEELIGNSQILEKADKITQMYILENIPKKLNYLDEQILVMTYGLDDKVYTEKEIAKSLNIASHNVNILKEKALNKLSIDLMRNDFVENNEEANYTIN, from the coding sequence ATGTTAAAAAATGTTTTTGAAGATATAAGAAAAAAAGGAAGTTTCAGTTTTGAAAAAATTATAGAAAATCATACAATGAATGATGATGAATTTTTTGAATTTTTGAAATTTATCCATTTGGAAAATATTCCAGAGGTTAGGACTTCAACTGATGGGAGTGATTTTATCGTATTAGAAGACGAGAATATTTTTATTGAAGAAAAGGATATGATAAAATCATATTTAGAAGATATAAAGAGAAAATACGAAGAACTTGAGAAAAAAAGTGAAAATGAGAAAGAAAGGGAAGAATTAATTGATAAATATTTAAAAATTGCAGTAAAAGAAAGCTTGCTTTATTCAAAATATGGATTTTCGTTTTTGGATACAGTTCAGGAAGCTACACTTGGAATTATGTCAGGTTTGAATTATTATGATGAAATTATGAAAATAACAAAAGAGCCTGAATTTTTTGTGAAAAATTTTGCTGTAAAATATATTTTGGAATTTCAGAAGGAACTGTTAAAAGATATTAAATCATCTGAATTATCGTATATTTTATATTTAAAAGTAAAAGTTGACAGGAGTATGGGATTTTCAATGGATGAAATAAGTAAACAGATGAATGTTTCAAAAGAATATATTGAACAGCTTGAAAAACTATTTGACGAGGTAGAACCTGAAGAGCTGATTGGAAATTCGCAGATATTGGAAAAGGCTGATAAAATTACACAGATGTATATTCTTGAAAATATTCCTAAAAAACTAAATTATCTAGATGAGCAGATTTTAGTTATGACTTATGGACTGGATGATAAAGTGTATACAGAAAAGGAAATTGCAAAATCTTTAAACATTGCTAGTCACAATGTAAATATTTTAAAGGAAAAGGCACTTAATAAGTTATCAATTGACTTAATGAGAAATGATTTTGTAGAAAATAATGAAGAGGCAAATTATACAATAAATTAA
- the rpoD gene encoding RNA polymerase sigma factor RpoD, whose protein sequence is MSDKKQNLKNSLANFIKQAREQKVVSYEEINSVLSIGFSTEKIEQLIKKLTDDGVQIVDTIKEKEDLLKVPDSIEAIEKMEISDFEDSHDEFVESEIDDSEVDKLLQTDLLKMAESMDVDEPIKMYLREIGQIPLLSYEEEIEYAQRVLNGEEEAKQKLIESNLRLVVSIAKKHTNRGLKMLDLIQEGNMGLMKAVEKFEYEKGFKFSTYATWWIRQAITRAIADQGRTIRIPVHMIETINKIKKESRIILQETGKEPTAEELAEKLELPVEKVKSILEMNQDPISLETPVGSEEDSELGDFVEDDKFANPYDATTRVLLKEQLDEVLKTLNEREEMVLRYRYGLDDGSQKTLEEVGKIFNVTRERIRQIEVKALRKLRHPSRRKKLEDYRS, encoded by the coding sequence ATGTCTGATAAAAAACAAAATTTAAAAAATAGTCTCGCAAATTTTATAAAACAGGCACGAGAGCAAAAAGTTGTAAGTTACGAAGAAATAAATTCTGTTTTATCTATCGGATTTTCAACTGAAAAAATCGAGCAGTTAATAAAAAAACTGACTGATGACGGTGTTCAAATCGTAGATACTATAAAGGAAAAAGAGGATTTATTAAAAGTTCCTGATTCCATAGAAGCTATCGAAAAAATGGAAATATCGGATTTTGAAGATTCGCATGATGAATTTGTAGAGAGTGAAATCGACGATTCGGAAGTGGATAAACTATTACAGACAGATTTGTTAAAAATGGCAGAAAGTATGGATGTAGATGAACCAATAAAAATGTATTTGCGTGAAATTGGACAAATTCCACTACTTAGCTATGAAGAAGAAATCGAATATGCTCAACGAGTTTTAAATGGCGAGGAGGAAGCAAAACAGAAATTAATAGAGTCAAATTTAAGGCTTGTTGTCAGTATCGCAAAAAAACATACAAATCGTGGCTTGAAAATGCTGGATTTAATTCAAGAAGGAAACATGGGGCTTATGAAGGCTGTGGAAAAATTTGAATATGAAAAAGGATTCAAGTTTTCGACTTATGCAACTTGGTGGATTAGACAGGCTATAACACGTGCAATTGCAGATCAGGGAAGAACAATAAGAATACCTGTTCATATGATTGAAACAATTAATAAAATCAAAAAGGAAAGCCGTATTATTTTACAGGAAACTGGAAAAGAGCCAACAGCAGAGGAACTGGCTGAAAAGTTAGAATTACCAGTAGAAAAGGTAAAAAGTATTTTGGAAATGAATCAGGATCCGATTTCACTTGAAACTCCAGTTGGAAGCGAAGAAGATAGTGAACTGGGAGATTTCGTGGAAGATGATAAATTTGCGAATCCTTATGACGCAACAACGAGAGTTCTATTAAAGGAACAGCTTGATGAAGTATTAAAAACATTAAATGAGCGTGAGGAAATGGTGCTTAGATATAGATATGGACTAGATGACGGTTCTCAGAAAACTCTTGAAGAGGTGGGGAAAATCTTTAATGTAACAAGGGAACGTATTAGACAGATTGAGGTAAAAGCATTAAGAAAATTAAGACATCCAAGCAGAAGAAAAAAATTGGAAGATTACAGGAGCTAA